A window of Candidatus Melainabacteria bacterium RIFOXYA2_FULL_32_9 contains these coding sequences:
- a CDS encoding transketolase, which translates to MTRLSGLSEKEIAELSKISRKIREYVVSMIHAAKSGHTGGSLSAVDLLVVLYFKHLKHYKDWDKDPNWLERDRFVLSKGHASPTLYSVLAESGYLNVEELKTFRALYSRLQGHPTYGRLPGIEVSTGSLGQGLSLANGIALGLKLDNRSSRVYCLLGDGEIQEGQVWEAAMSAAHYKLNNITAIVDRNCLQIDGNTECVMSLEPVEEKWKGFGWQVIKINGHDHQEIYEALQQSISLSQEKNSPVMIIADTVKGKGVSFMENNPSWHGKAPNDEELKKALEEIRGL; encoded by the coding sequence ATGACTAGATTGTCTGGGTTAAGTGAGAAAGAAATAGCTGAATTATCAAAAATATCAAGAAAAATTAGAGAATATGTTGTAAGTATGATCCATGCTGCTAAGTCAGGTCATACAGGTGGTTCACTTTCAGCAGTAGACCTATTGGTTGTATTATATTTTAAACACTTAAAGCACTATAAAGATTGGGATAAAGATCCTAATTGGCTGGAGAGAGATAGATTCGTCCTTTCAAAAGGGCATGCTTCTCCAACTTTATACTCGGTTCTTGCAGAGAGTGGATATTTGAATGTAGAAGAATTAAAAACATTTAGAGCTTTATATTCCAGATTACAAGGGCATCCTACATATGGAAGGTTGCCTGGAATAGAGGTTTCAACCGGTTCTTTAGGACAGGGACTATCACTTGCTAATGGTATCGCTTTAGGATTAAAGCTTGATAATAGATCGTCCAGAGTGTATTGCCTTTTAGGTGATGGTGAAATTCAAGAAGGGCAGGTTTGGGAAGCGGCTATGTCTGCAGCCCATTATAAGCTTAATAATATCACTGCAATTGTAGATAGAAATTGTTTGCAAATAGATGGTAATACTGAATGTGTTATGTCTCTTGAACCTGTTGAAGAAAAATGGAAAGGTTTTGGCTGGCAAGTTATTAAGATAAACGGGCATGACCACCAGGAAATTTATGAGGCTCTTCAGCAATCCATTAGTTTAAGTCAGGAAAAAAATTCACCAGTTATGATCATTGCTGATACTGTTAAGGGTAAAGGTGTTAGTTTTATGGAAAATAATCCATCCTGGCATGGGAAGGCTCCAAATGATGAGGAGCTTAAGAAGGCTTTAGAAGAAATAAGAGGATTATAG